In Cytobacillus oceanisediminis, the following proteins share a genomic window:
- a CDS encoding anti-sigma factor yields MENKCGNLSLYIINELTNQDKKQFEGHLLKCSKCQQELKSIQETWQMLSYDAEETEVPESLKSQVMDFVFEENEFLKHEEKKEAEPNSFKERFLSVTKKHFSPISTALTAILIISLIGFYWNNLQMKDTIKSLENKAADPTQIVTTYSLKGQSLAASATGSAYLLQEGTETSLVITLNNLPIIKNNEVYQVWLLQNGNRQSAGTLIPDQNGSGLITYRLPSDYSFEDIGITLEPNPFNTQPQGQKVLGT; encoded by the coding sequence ATGGAGAATAAATGCGGTAATCTATCATTATATATTATCAATGAACTTACAAACCAAGATAAAAAACAGTTTGAAGGCCATCTGCTAAAATGCTCCAAATGCCAGCAGGAACTGAAATCCATACAAGAAACTTGGCAAATGCTTTCTTATGATGCAGAAGAAACAGAAGTACCAGAATCATTGAAGTCACAGGTGATGGATTTTGTCTTTGAAGAAAATGAATTTCTAAAACATGAAGAAAAAAAAGAAGCCGAACCAAATAGCTTTAAAGAACGATTTTTATCAGTTACCAAAAAGCATTTTTCTCCCATATCCACTGCTTTGACTGCTATTTTAATCATTAGCTTAATTGGGTTTTATTGGAACAACCTCCAAATGAAAGATACAATTAAATCATTAGAAAATAAAGCTGCTGATCCGACACAAATTGTTACGACTTATTCTTTAAAAGGGCAAAGCTTAGCTGCTTCTGCTACCGGCAGCGCATACCTTCTTCAGGAAGGTACGGAAACAAGTCTTGTCATTACTTTGAACAATTTGCCTATTATAAAGAACAATGAAGTATACCAGGTATGGCTGTTACAAAACGGAAATCGGCAAAGTGCCGGCACTTTGATACCAGATCAAAACGGGAGCGGCCTTATCACCTACCGCCTGCCTTCAGATTATTCGTTTGAAGATATTGGGATTACATTGGAACCTAATCCATTTAACACTCAGCCGCAAGGGCAAAAAGTGCTGGGGACCTAA